The Malus sylvestris chromosome 8, drMalSylv7.2, whole genome shotgun sequence genomic interval TTCTATGGATTTGTATGGATTTCTTTCGTGGATTTCTCAAGATTTATATGGACTTCTTTCAAAGATTTCTTAAGATTTTACTCTTAGGATTTTACCCTTAATCATTGACTGGGAGACATCTAATCTAAATAGGATTCCTATCTGGTAGTTCATTCTCATAATCTCCGCAATAGACCAAGAAATACCAATTGACCAGTCTACTGCTTAGAAAGTGTAAGAAGGTCACACACTAATCTAGAATCAAATAACAATTGAACACATTCATTTAAGAAAAGAACGAAAACACTAATATAGAAACCTGAGAAAAAGTGGAGAGTGTTCCACGAACACTACGATCAAGTAGAGTTCAGATTTCCTCAATTGGGGAAGCCGAGCAGCCTTTTCCATTAACAACAACCAAAATTCAATAGAGCTAAATCCAACATTCCCACATTCAATTTCCTACACTTATAGTCTAATAGCAATAGTACATTATCCAAATTCAATAGAGGTAAATCCTACATTTTCACATAAAatcattaattaaatttaacacATCATTCATTAAACATAATCCAACATAATTCAGTTAACAAAAAGTATGAATAAGTCAATTAAACATAATCCAAAATAAAACGaacaaagaaaactaaatgTATCATGAGTTATATCATTTCAAATTAGAGCGTATCCAATTTGACCGCTCTTCCGGTGACATCTTCAGAAATGCATCCTTTTTTGCTTGATGGCATCTCAATTATATATGGATTTCGTTAGATTTATATGGATTTCTTATATAGATTTCTATGCGAGCAGGTTCATCCAAATTTGGGGTTTGCTTGATGGCATCCCATATAGaattttgtctttctctatCTTTATCCCTTTTCTCCAACAAACTATAGACTCCTCAGAAGTCAGTGGCAATTGAACCGAGAGTAAGTGAAATATTTTCCTTAATTCTAGCTTGATTATTGGTCTCAGATGATCTAGTATTCCCCTAGTATTGGGTTCTGTTTCGTTTCCTACGATTGGTGATTTCTGGGGGAATCTCTAAGCTAGTGGTCTGAGTGGGTAAGAATTGGGATGATTGATTGAATGATGAAGTTTGGTGTGATGCTTGGTTTTGATTTAGTACAAAGCCCCCATTTTCCTCATCGTAAAACAAGTTCTCTATTCCAACTTGTTCATCTTCCTCTATTCCACCTTCCATTACAAAAGTTCTTGCATCAGTTTCCTCACCCAATCCCAATGACTGTTTTCCAGTAGCAGTTGCATCCCCAAGTATGATTTGCAAATCTTCAAAGTCATCACAAGATTTTTTACAAATGCTTCTTTGGTCTGGGTAGGCctacaaaataaacaagaaaatcACAATTGTTCAATAAACTATAAGTTTACATTCAAGTtacatataatattttaaatcaaagcCAAGAAGCTCACCCTAAAGTATTTTTCCCAAACTTCGTCATCAGCAACAAATCTTTTTGTGTTTGCATCCCATCCAAAGCCAGAGTTGCTTCCCATAAGCTAACTATACTTTCCATATTCTTTTTTAAAATATCTCATTCGACTTGTGTAATGCTTATAAGTTTTATTACACTTTAGTCTTTCATTAAGTGCCGGAAGTATTCTTGTCGTCACAATATCTTTGGTTAGCAAGCCATTAGCATCACGCCATCCACACAATGTAGCTTCAATGAGCAATTGTAACAACAGTTTGCTCCCTTCCAAAGTCCAAGCGCTATAATCATTCTTGGCCTTCACTTTTCCAATTTCTTGTCCCATTTCTAATTACTAGTATGATGGAAGCAGTAGCAGTAacaaaaaatcaatttaggACATACTTAACAAAAACTATCCGAATCATATAATATGCAACGTGTTAATAAAGCAACTAAGTACATTAATTAACCAAACAAATACAGTAAGCTCTAGTCTAATCATAATAACCAAATTCATGAAAAAATGCTAATCATAATAACCAAATTCAATACAACAAACAAAACTAGGGGAAAATATTCAATCTAAACTCTTAACAAATGAATAGAATAATGTGAATGGCCTATGAATGATCATTTGCAGAAACAAAAATCAACGCACCACATCAACAACAGTCGGAAAGAATCTCCAGAAGTTGATATATACAAAAAgagaaacagtttcctcaagcaagagaaataagaaattataaaaagggacaaataaaaggtaaaaacaCCTGTGATTTTTAAGTACTTGGAGCTCAACATGATCACATAAAGGTTCACAAATATAAGTTTCAAATTTGcatttaaaacaagaaaggggGAGGATGAAACAATAGCGGTTTGCCTGCTCCAAATTTCAGATTGGAAACCTatattgaagaatatcaaccataactaggggtgggttcggtacggttaccgtaccaaaaccctcgtaccaattaccgtaccaaattttcggtttggtaaaatctattaccattaccataccaaactttcggtataccgaagttcggtattgtcaaatgttcggttggcatggtatggcaatggtaattgccactttattttgagaCAAAATCTTTTTTTGCTTTGTTCaacatttcatattttgtgCCTCTGTAATAAGACAAAGATATATAAACCAAATGCATAGACGGAAAAAAATTCTCATAACAAGTGCCCAAATGGATTTTGGATTTCCACCTTCAAATGGATTTACAGCGGCATGAAATATTGATGAATTACTTGAAAATTATAAGCCTAAAACAAAGAATGGAAACATAATTCAAATTATGcatcaaaatgaaaattaagcttacaatccaaatagaagttacaaatcaaaacaaatagaagttaaagtttcaaaccaaaggaaaattgaaactaaacttcaaaaggtaaaattcattgatcaattcttcaagtttaagatgtcgaagcttttggaggagacattgaacttgtagaagattgagtttgtgtcaagcctaTATTacaaacgaagaaaacatattagtagcaaaaagaattaaagttgaaaaccatttaacaaacaaagaaaatatattataatttataaatatgtgttatattataattatatattatatagtttatataaattatatattatattacatTTTTGGTACGGTatggtaataccgtggtaatggtatccattaccaataccgtaccacgaactttcggtacggtacaataccgtaccattaccgttggcacaaaaaatttggcacaaaatcggtatggcacggttggcaattcggttggtatggcaatttggcaaaaaaatccacccctaacCATAACCATTGAGATACCACAACTAAATAAACAATTATACAGTTACAATGATAAGAAAGAAGCTAAACAGAACCTTGCACTTTGCTAACGCATCATCTCGTTTTACAGCATCACTAATTAGAGAAATATAATTCACCAGTGAAGCTAGTGACAATGGAGAACTAAATACAAATTGAGAACTAAATACAGATTGAGAACTAAACACAATGAGGGAAGTAAGGGAGCAATCGGTGGAGCTCGGGAATTGCTCCAGGTCCAATTCAATTCATCTTTATTCCAAAAAATAttgtaataaataaaataataacaaaaaaagcaaaaaaaaattagcaacaAAGAAATAGAGAGCAGACCTACTACATTCGGATttaaaatctattaaaatcctaCCAAATCCTAGTTTGACTACACTCCTCTAAATTTATGGAAACACAAAAGAATGTCTGACCCTCTGTTTATACAACAGCTCTGCAATTCTAAATTTGAGTTGAGTGTCATTTTCTACTTCTTTTCTACTGTCGTTTAT includes:
- the LOC126631154 gene encoding uncharacterized protein At2g29880-like, with the protein product MGSNSGFGWDANTKRFVADDEVWEKYFRAYPDQRSICKKSCDDFEDLQIILGDATATGKQSLGLGEETDARTFVMEGGIEEDEQVGIENLFYDEENGGFVLNQNQASHQTSSFNQSSQFLPTQTTSLEIPPEITNRRKRNRTQY